TTACACTTCAAAATTCGCCATCCACGACCAGTATtacaaattaacatatatgGTTGGATGGACGATTTTCAAAACATGTTAccctatttcattgtttaacaaaaACATGCACACCACCTAGTGTTTAGTCTGCGATTACTTCATTACATGTTGCCCTGTTATGTCCGATTGAGTGGCAACGGCTACAATGTATTTTACGCACATGCCATGCTTGTGACTCAATCTTCTTGCGCCTCGGACGACCAGACCTTTTCTTTGAGATAGGTGGTCAAATACGGAGTTAGCGAGAGTCATCCAACGGTTTGCCATGATCTGGTACAGGGAATATCGATTCTTTGTATATCAACTTGTAGGATTTGACAGTGTAGTATGATTCAATGAAGCGATGGACATTTGTATCAGTTTGCATAATCGCTGCGCAAGCATACTTACATGGTATTCCGTAAACCTGCCAGTGGCGACAAGAGTATGTTCGAGCACACAAATTAACAGAATTACTCTGGTGGTCAACAACCTCGAACTGTTCTCCATTTGAACAACCTATCAGTAAGCACCTACTTTCTTCGACTatcacttcaatcttcttgtgtatCACAGGGCAAAGATAAGATTCCCATTTCAAGCAACAATTACGTCGGTTgtacatcatgttcatcatcttaaACCTAACAACGTGAACATAGGTTGTATCAATTGCACCGTGGAGCATACCATTAAGatagtaaatgtaaaatataacaggATTTAGGGGTAATAATGCAAGTACAAACTGTAGAACACATTGCATAATTTGTAAACACCAACTACTAATACTAAATAGTAACGTGATAAATGAAAGggaaatataaaatacagaACTCAAACCTCTAATAGTAAATAGATTAAGCAAAATCATAACAGTAAAGAACAATATTAAAAgcaaatggttgaaaaaaaaaacatgaatacggGAAAGCATGTAACAACTTTGCATTCTATTATGGGTACCACCTTATTGCATCTACCATCTTACACACAGGAAGGTGTCATGCTTCTCttatccatgcattaaaagattATGTGACGTTGGAGTACATTTCACCCCACCGCTGGCCTCTAATGTGACATGTCCGATTTCTGGAACATCCAATGGTGTGCTTGTCCTGATATGGCCAATAGGGAGCGTACAGCTTCATCATATTCGAAAGACGTACATGCATAtgcaatcttcataatcaaACTCCAGCACTCATCTTTTAATGACTTTCCTAGCTGCccatttgatttaagaaaatttgcatGTAGATGTCGCAAGCAATAAGCATGCGGGGATGAAGGAAAAACCTTCGCAATAGCATTTACAAGTCCTTTCGACCGATCCGAGATGAATGTGATTATGTTGGTGTAGTCGTCATCACCGTATATTACATCACCCAAAGTTGATGTAAACCATGTCCAGTTATCATCAGTTTCATTATCCACGATAGCAAAcgccaaatgaaaaaaatccttcATTTCCATCTTTGGATGTTGCACCAAGAAGGATACCGCCTATTTGCCCAACAAGTGAGTTCCATCTAGAAAAATCATAGGCCTACAACCCCGCTTGAAACCATCAAGAGAAGCACGAAAACAGAAAAACCCACGCTTGAATTGTTCTCCATCAGTGTCAATAATAATGACGCTACCTGGGTTAGTTTCAGAAACTTTGGCTGCATACCATACCAACAGATcatagcttgctatatcacTGCCATGAAGAATTCCCTTTGCTAACTCTTTACCCATCCAGGCTTGTTTATACGGCAGACGAACACCGTGGTCAGGCAATATATCTCGTTGTATATCCACTGCTCGGTATAGAGGCCGATCACGTAATTTCATTACTACCTTCCTACTAACCCATTTCTTTCATGCTCTCGGGTGAAATGGTGTGTTGATGCCCCCACCGCATGTGTGTTCATGTTGTGCTattttaatcttgaatgtaggAAGGTTTTCATCTCTTGAGGCATGAACACGCCATTGACAATCTTCATCAGCACATGTCACAGTCACTCTATCTTTATCGTTTTTTATGAACCGAAAGTTGAAATTGCATTTGACGGCTAAGTCACACAATGCATCCTTAAAGTCTTTCGCATTTTCAAAACGATGACCAATCATAGTAAACTCAGCTTCTGAATCTCTTGTCGGATTACTTATTGTTAAAGGTCCTCCATGTAAAACTGGCGGTAGCATTGACAATGTTTCCCTAGTATGATGGAAAAAGTAAGTTGTTAgttcaataaatatatagaaaCACTATAAAATTGAACTCTTACTACCAAAATCTTAACAGAAAGCAAAAATCTAAACTACAAAACTGAAAACTAACTACAATCTAAAGTGAATAAATACGAAAATGTTTTAATGCGCAAAAAAACCAGCATAACAATCACTGTATCACATGTGTACACTATTAAAATCGAATAGAAGGACAACATCTATCGCGTAAGTAGAGATttacaaaaaatgaaagaataaaagatatatgatatttacgaTGGTCTCGATGACCCAGAGTTGTCTTCTGTGTTACTATCCACAGTCTCTACCAACATATCAACCACGTTTATTTTGAATAACCGGTGAATGTTGCACATTGTTTGGAAGTCATCTTCGGAACTAATGGAAGCCACTGTCTTCTGCTCATCTGGAATTATATACTTAACTTTGACTGATGAAGCTTGAAGGTGCCAATACGTacatatttcttccaataataaTTCCCACCCACTCAAGATGGTTAAATCTAACACACAACCCTCTCCCTTATATTTCACAATAGTGTAAACATGTCCATTAAGCCACTGcagtaacaaaacaaaaaaacccttaGTCATAAACTGCCACCTTCTGAACATGGtggttgataaaaataagataataatatgaacaaaatctcTAGATAGACGATATCCTTAACATACGGTATGCTCAAGATGAGATCCTTGCAGCTGGTGTAACGTTGCACTAGATAGCTTCTCCGGACTGGGGAGATGGAGAAGACGAACTAAGATAGAATTGGTTCTTTACATGAAGAGgctcaagaatggaaacaatatgGACCAGAACACCAACTTCTTCATCAAGATGcaagtagaagaagaatgcaACTTCCAAAGCAAGTTTGCAGTACAATAGCCATGCTGTGATTTGACTTGGCGCCATTATTCCCTCTAAACTTTTTAAAGGGTAGTTTTgggattaaacaaaaatatcacaGCTTGGGGTGACGGAAGGGACGAACGAGTACAAAAACTATAAAGGAAGGACGGATGGGGACTTTAATTTTGTCAGAAGGACCTTGGAGGAAGTTTAAAAAGTTTCAaggacttaaaaataattttccctaaagacaattacaaacttgtcGAGATAAGTTCTGAAGACTCTGTTCATTAGATCCATAAAAACAGCTGGGCATTAGTCAGACC
This genomic stretch from Dioscorea cayenensis subsp. rotundata cultivar TDr96_F1 unplaced genomic scaffold, TDr96_F1_v2_PseudoChromosome.rev07_lg8_w22 25.fasta BLBR01000388.1, whole genome shotgun sequence harbors:
- the LOC120254225 gene encoding uncharacterized protein LOC120254225, which codes for MEMKDFFHLAFAIVDNETDDNWTWFTSTLGDVIYGDDDYTNIITFISDRSKGLVNAIAKVFPSSPHAYCLRHLHANFLKSNGQLGKSLKDECWSLIMKIAYACTSFEYDEAFVLALLPLNPVIFYIYYLNGMLHGAIDTTYVHVVRFKMMNMMYNRRNCCLKWESYLCPVIHKKIEVIVEESRCLLIGCSNGEQFEVVDHQSNSVNLCARTYSCRHWQVYGIPCKYACAAIMQTDTNVHRFIESYYTVKSYKLIYKESIFPVPDHGKPLDDSR